A genomic segment from Oligoflexus sp. encodes:
- a CDS encoding PilT/PilU family type 4a pilus ATPase, which yields MNLEKILKVAVRGGASDIILKPGVMPRFRFQGEILNLADGEVITPEMMMAWIGTLVPPHMKHRLQKLEDLDFAYASPLGNRFRVNLFRQKQSYAMILRVINNHIRTMEELQLPQVMHSFAEERRGLVLVTGATGSGKSTTLASIIEKINASRASHILTIEDPIEFVFTEKRSTINQREIGVDAESFAAALRSALRQNPDVILVGELRDRETTETALMAAETGHLVLSTLHTMDATESITRLLSYFPPHQHPSLKIMLSQTLKAIVSQRLVPRKDNKGMVPAIEILIANELVREVIQKGEDFNLLKDAIRNSRNTYGMQSFDHSLLTLFKSGVITQEEALEHASNRKDLELALQGFES from the coding sequence ATGAACCTCGAGAAGATACTAAAAGTTGCCGTTCGTGGTGGTGCCAGCGATATCATCCTTAAACCTGGGGTCATGCCCCGGTTCCGCTTTCAGGGCGAGATCCTGAACCTGGCCGATGGCGAGGTCATCACGCCCGAGATGATGATGGCCTGGATCGGAACCCTGGTTCCCCCGCATATGAAGCATCGTCTTCAAAAACTCGAAGACCTCGACTTCGCCTATGCCAGTCCTCTTGGCAATCGCTTCCGCGTGAATCTTTTCCGGCAAAAACAGAGCTATGCGATGATCCTTCGGGTCATCAACAACCATATCCGCACCATGGAAGAGCTGCAGCTGCCGCAGGTGATGCACAGCTTCGCCGAAGAGCGCCGCGGCCTGGTCCTGGTGACCGGCGCCACAGGCAGCGGAAAGTCCACGACCCTTGCGTCCATCATCGAAAAAATCAACGCCTCGCGGGCCTCGCATATCCTGACGATCGAGGATCCGATCGAATTCGTCTTCACCGAAAAGCGCTCCACCATCAATCAAAGGGAAATCGGCGTCGATGCGGAAAGTTTCGCCGCGGCCCTCCGGAGTGCCCTCCGGCAGAATCCCGATGTGATCCTGGTGGGCGAGCTTCGTGATCGCGAAACCACAGAAACCGCACTGATGGCGGCGGAAACCGGTCACCTCGTTCTTTCCACCCTGCACACGATGGACGCCACTGAAAGCATCACGCGTCTTTTATCCTATTTCCCTCCGCATCAGCATCCTTCCCTGAAGATCATGCTGTCCCAGACTCTGAAGGCGATCGTCTCGCAGCGTCTGGTGCCGCGCAAGGATAATAAGGGGATGGTGCCGGCCATTGAGATTCTGATCGCCAATGAGTTGGTGCGGGAAGTCATCCAGAAGGGCGAGGACTTCAACCTTCTGAAAGACGCCATCCGCAACAGCCGCAATACCTACGGCATGCAAAGTTTCGATCACTCGCTGCTCACCCTCTTCAAATCGGGTGTGATCACGCAGGAAGAGGCGCTCGAACATGCATCGAACCGGAAGGATTTGGAATTGGCCCTGCAGGGTTTTGAAAGTTAA
- the coxB gene encoding cytochrome c oxidase subunit II, translating into MKIDHSVQFETPAKRIQEFLEAKSSAFQPFGPAASMIADLGWIMLLAFGGIFLLVIVLLVLALRRSRRPAAVRPPMGDTIFIALGGLILPTLILVPLLIHTLLVTKKLEAPADALVIRLTGFMWWWDVKYPEQDITIANEIYVPVGQPVRLEMTSGDVIHSFWPPSLSGKTDLIPGQTTVHWLEVDEPGSYRAQCAEFCGLQHARMALMVIALPPDEFAAWTTKKQNAGVEVHDPILQQGQRAFLNEGCGECHTIRGTAAQGKVGPDLTHIGSRSSLGAGVVANNYGSLAGWVANPQALKPGNHMPPSYVQAEDYHPLITYLMSLE; encoded by the coding sequence ATGAAGATTGATCATAGTGTTCAATTCGAGACGCCAGCGAAGCGGATTCAGGAATTCCTGGAAGCCAAATCCTCGGCATTTCAACCCTTCGGCCCAGCGGCATCCATGATAGCGGATCTTGGGTGGATCATGCTGCTTGCCTTCGGTGGAATTTTTCTTCTCGTGATCGTCCTTTTGGTTTTGGCCCTGAGGCGAAGCCGTCGACCAGCCGCGGTCCGACCGCCGATGGGAGATACCATATTCATCGCCCTCGGTGGCCTGATACTGCCGACGCTCATCCTTGTTCCGCTTCTTATCCATACGCTGCTCGTCACCAAGAAACTGGAGGCGCCCGCCGATGCTCTGGTCATTCGCCTGACAGGTTTCATGTGGTGGTGGGATGTGAAGTATCCCGAGCAGGACATTACGATAGCCAATGAAATTTATGTGCCGGTCGGACAGCCGGTCCGCTTGGAAATGACTTCAGGGGATGTCATCCATAGCTTCTGGCCCCCCAGTCTTTCCGGTAAAACGGATTTGATTCCCGGACAGACGACCGTTCATTGGCTGGAGGTGGACGAACCCGGCAGCTATCGGGCGCAGTGCGCGGAGTTCTGTGGACTGCAGCATGCACGCATGGCTCTTATGGTGATCGCGTTGCCGCCTGATGAATTTGCGGCCTGGACGACCAAAAAACAAAACGCTGGCGTAGAGGTCCATGATCCCATTCTGCAGCAGGGGCAAAGAGCCTTTTTGAATGAGGGTTGTGGCGAATGCCACACCATTCGTGGCACCGCGGCCCAGGGAAAAGTAGGGCCGGATTTAACGCATATCGGCAGCCGAAGCTCCTTGGGTGCCGGCGTGGTCGCCAACAATTACGGATCACTCGCCGGATGGGTGGCCAACCCTCAGGCCTTGAAACCCGGCAATCACATGCCGCCGTCTTACGTTCAAGCGGAAGATTACCATCCTCTCATCACCTACCTTATGAGCCTGGAATGA
- a CDS encoding cytochrome b N-terminal domain-containing protein, which yields MKNDEKPKENAVHAAIDRLALGPIWRKFFARRVPKARWYYGDGATLLLLLGILIITGFALGLMYSASPDTAYASVVNITHHQLMGWFVRGMHYWSAGMMVIIVLYHLFRHILLGGYLPPREGTWVIGVLMFFLIIINSYIGYTLRWDERSVYAIRVALNIFHRVPWIGDELVYFVQGGWTQGSPTLSRLYAVHVIFVPILLLGLASYHLYLVVFHGVTTIPERLNPPETAEEQKELYDRLKHHEDEGETFFPYTMVESQIFAFVIFCVVLGLTLALGPRELMPEANFTETSFPSEEWWFHWYSAWVAYLPPWLTTWFYLGFPLLLFLFLILVPFVDHGANRGLRRRPLAVGMIVITVLGLLTLTGLRLESEWTAWPTKELVPLPVQAQLGPDAQRGHQLFTEYSCISCHALGGNGGDVGPDLTSLKVRLSADELRDFIRQPPKHVAMPAYGERLSSEELNALVDFVLVAQTFPQKY from the coding sequence ATGAAGAATGATGAGAAGCCGAAAGAAAACGCTGTTCATGCTGCGATTGATCGGCTGGCACTGGGACCCATCTGGCGTAAATTTTTCGCAAGGCGGGTCCCAAAGGCCCGCTGGTACTATGGCGATGGGGCGACTCTTCTCTTATTGCTCGGCATTCTGATCATCACGGGCTTTGCCCTCGGTCTGATGTATTCGGCATCGCCTGACACCGCTTATGCCAGCGTTGTGAATATCACGCATCATCAGCTCATGGGTTGGTTCGTTCGCGGCATGCATTACTGGTCCGCAGGCATGATGGTCATAATCGTTCTCTATCATCTCTTCCGTCATATTCTTCTTGGTGGCTACCTGCCGCCTCGCGAAGGAACCTGGGTGATCGGTGTGCTCATGTTCTTTCTCATTATCATCAACTCCTATATTGGCTATACCTTGCGTTGGGATGAACGCTCCGTCTATGCCATCCGAGTGGCCTTAAACATCTTTCATCGCGTGCCCTGGATAGGTGATGAGCTTGTCTATTTCGTCCAAGGCGGATGGACCCAGGGAAGCCCGACCCTCAGTCGCCTTTATGCAGTGCATGTGATCTTCGTTCCTATACTGCTCCTTGGACTGGCCAGCTATCATCTTTACCTCGTCGTGTTTCACGGCGTCACGACCATTCCAGAACGCTTGAATCCCCCGGAAACAGCCGAGGAGCAAAAGGAACTTTACGATCGCCTGAAGCACCACGAAGACGAAGGCGAAACATTCTTCCCGTATACCATGGTGGAATCGCAGATCTTTGCTTTTGTGATTTTTTGCGTCGTCCTTGGCTTGACTCTGGCGCTCGGTCCTCGGGAGCTGATGCCGGAGGCGAATTTCACGGAAACGTCCTTCCCCTCGGAAGAATGGTGGTTCCACTGGTATAGCGCCTGGGTTGCTTATCTGCCTCCGTGGTTGACGACCTGGTTCTATCTTGGTTTTCCTCTGCTGCTTTTCCTGTTTCTCATTCTCGTCCCCTTTGTGGATCATGGAGCCAACCGTGGCCTCAGACGGCGTCCCTTGGCAGTGGGAATGATTGTGATCACGGTCCTGGGTCTTTTGACTTTGACAGGTCTTCGACTGGAGTCGGAATGGACGGCATGGCCGACGAAGGAACTCGTGCCGCTGCCGGTCCAGGCGCAATTGGGGCCGGATGCACAGCGGGGGCATCAGCTGTTTACAGAGTATAGCTGCATCAGCTGTCATGCTTTAGGGGGAAACGGCGGGGATGTGGGACCAGACCTCACCTCTTTGAAGGTGCGGCTGTCTGCGGATGAGCTGCGTGATTTCATCCGTCAACCGCCTAAACATGTGGCCATGCCAGCTTACGGGGAACGGCTTTCGAGTGAGGAACTCAATGCTCTGGTGGACTTTGTGCTCGTCGCGCAAACGTTCCCTCAGAAATATTAA
- a CDS encoding M23 family metallopeptidase — protein sequence MPRLLRNALFFLLLAGCGGGGTDEADPLSGAADSPFCPTPFQYQSKSRLCETATEALGPFPEAMIKKCREFGGGEGCDAREWAVSMARSTRGSAVCPLGAVFENGLCTDQNHAYGPFSLSHAAACRKKGGGAACDSMRWDLDFALSSRPQDPFTFPLSGPALADYTEPPRSFGSCRDDCTRRHAAADLYAGTGTLIRAVSEGEVIDFYEFYLGTYALVIDHGSFIVRYGEITGHLPAGIRIGERVRQGQGVAYVGRLIGLNQDMLHFERFAGWATGPLTLRDRYPYQRRADLVNPTQDLLAWKYPL from the coding sequence ATGCCACGGCTCTTACGAAATGCCTTATTTTTTCTTCTGCTTGCAGGCTGCGGCGGCGGGGGTACGGATGAAGCGGACCCACTCAGCGGCGCAGCCGACTCCCCGTTCTGCCCCACTCCTTTTCAGTATCAAAGCAAAAGTCGCCTCTGTGAGACCGCCACGGAAGCCTTGGGGCCTTTTCCTGAGGCCATGATCAAAAAGTGCCGGGAATTCGGCGGTGGCGAAGGCTGTGACGCGCGCGAATGGGCGGTATCCATGGCGCGCAGCACGCGCGGAAGCGCTGTCTGTCCTTTGGGAGCCGTGTTCGAGAATGGTCTTTGCACCGATCAGAACCATGCCTATGGCCCCTTCTCGCTCTCGCATGCTGCGGCCTGCCGCAAAAAAGGAGGAGGCGCGGCCTGTGATAGCATGCGCTGGGATCTTGATTTTGCCCTGAGCAGTCGACCGCAGGATCCCTTCACCTTTCCACTTTCCGGTCCAGCCCTCGCTGATTACACCGAGCCGCCGCGAAGTTTTGGATCCTGCCGCGATGATTGCACGCGGCGTCATGCGGCTGCGGACCTTTACGCTGGAACCGGCACTCTCATTCGCGCGGTCAGTGAGGGTGAGGTCATCGACTTCTATGAATTTTATCTGGGCACCTATGCTCTGGTGATTGATCATGGTTCCTTTATCGTGCGCTATGGAGAGATCACGGGTCATCTGCCGGCCGGCATCCGCATCGGTGAGCGCGTGCGCCAAGGCCAGGGCGTGGCTTATGTCGGCCGACTGATCGGATTGAATCAGGATATGCTGCATTTTGAGCGCTTTGCAGGCTGGGCCACGGGGCCTTTGACTCTGCGTGATCGTTATCCCTATCAAAGGCGTGCGGATCTTGTGAACCCGACGCAGGACCTTTTAGCCTGGAAATATCCACTATGA
- a CDS encoding ABC transporter permease, producing MLAKFALRNIRRNSRRSLVALGTIAVGVFGLLFLQGFFSGLIALHKENSIHSRFGHGQVMTKGYWGQAFEKPWEHWLEDPDALMHYLRLQPHVKAVFPRVQFFALLSNGRINVAGRGQGVVGASEQSFFNKMNFIEGGAIGAQKDGLVLGVGLARALGVKVGDNLTVMGQTVDGTINAIDTRVTGIFQVGMKEADDALFQVQLSEAQILLNTQRVESITIGLEDEKYWDGIQSGLLRNFPGYEALSIYVLDQVWAENGERFLTALLNIFRLVFLGMILLAIYNSASNTVLERKRELGMLRANGESPQDLIQLLVLEGLYLALAGAALGILMTLTVHVLSGQGIPMPPTPGTNRLLPVRLHLDSSSIMLAMMLGVFTSTAATLLSTLQVLRLSIVQAIRAAA from the coding sequence ATGTTGGCTAAATTCGCACTCAGAAATATTCGGCGCAATTCAAGGCGCTCACTGGTGGCCCTTGGCACCATTGCCGTCGGCGTCTTCGGACTGCTGTTCCTTCAGGGCTTCTTCTCTGGTTTGATCGCGCTGCACAAGGAAAATTCCATACACTCCCGCTTTGGTCACGGCCAGGTCATGACCAAGGGCTACTGGGGCCAGGCCTTTGAAAAACCCTGGGAGCATTGGCTCGAAGATCCGGACGCCCTGATGCATTATCTGCGTCTTCAGCCGCATGTGAAGGCCGTCTTCCCGCGCGTTCAATTCTTTGCGCTGCTCAGTAACGGCCGCATCAACGTCGCCGGTCGCGGCCAGGGCGTGGTCGGCGCTTCTGAACAGAGTTTCTTTAACAAGATGAATTTCATCGAAGGTGGCGCGATCGGTGCGCAGAAGGATGGCCTTGTCCTGGGTGTGGGGCTGGCTCGGGCGCTCGGCGTCAAGGTCGGCGATAATCTGACCGTCATGGGTCAGACCGTCGACGGCACCATCAATGCCATCGACACGCGCGTCACGGGAATTTTTCAGGTCGGCATGAAGGAGGCCGATGACGCCCTTTTTCAGGTGCAGCTGAGTGAAGCCCAGATTCTTTTGAATACCCAGCGCGTTGAATCCATCACCATCGGTCTGGAGGATGAAAAATACTGGGATGGAATTCAAAGCGGTCTGCTGCGGAATTTCCCCGGCTATGAGGCGCTTTCCATCTATGTGCTGGATCAGGTCTGGGCCGAGAACGGTGAACGCTTCCTGACGGCGCTTTTGAATATCTTCCGTCTCGTCTTTCTCGGCATGATCCTGCTCGCGATTTATAACAGCGCCTCCAATACGGTTCTGGAACGCAAGCGGGAACTCGGCATGCTGCGCGCCAATGGAGAGTCGCCTCAGGATCTGATCCAGCTCCTCGTGCTGGAGGGGCTCTATCTGGCTCTGGCTGGGGCTGCGCTCGGGATTCTGATGACGCTCACGGTGCACGTTCTTTCAGGTCAGGGAATTCCGATGCCGCCGACGCCAGGAACCAATCGCCTTTTGCCCGTACGTCTGCATCTGGATTCGAGCTCCATCATGCTGGCCATGATGCTGGGCGTCTTCACCTCGACAGCCGCGACGCTTCTGTCCACGCTGCAGGTTCTGAGACTTTCGATCGTCCAGGCGATACGCGCCGCGGCATAG
- a CDS encoding ABC transporter ATP-binding protein, whose protein sequence is MLYEGRQLTFAYGRDGKDKVLNEVDVRIENGEGICLTGPSGSGKSTLLNLLGLIEAPQGGDLRFLDRPVHSMKEDELNDIRRFHIGFIFQDFQLIDVLSVEENVEFFLTRQQVPKKLRQERVAEALQDLGLWEHRHKRPNQLSGGQKQRVAVARALAKQPLVVVADEPTASLDSRTGRQLMENLKSIQEKRGVTLILASHDPMVLGFGLREIRMQDGRILSADKEARHVG, encoded by the coding sequence ATGCTCTATGAAGGACGCCAGCTCACATTCGCCTACGGGCGGGATGGCAAAGATAAGGTCTTGAACGAAGTCGATGTTCGGATTGAAAACGGCGAAGGCATCTGTTTAACGGGCCCTTCCGGGTCCGGTAAATCCACGCTCCTCAATCTTCTCGGTTTGATCGAGGCGCCCCAGGGCGGCGATCTCCGTTTTCTGGATCGGCCTGTTCATTCCATGAAAGAAGACGAGCTGAATGACATTCGGCGCTTTCATATAGGATTCATCTTTCAGGATTTTCAGCTGATCGATGTTCTGTCCGTCGAGGAAAACGTCGAGTTCTTTCTTACCCGGCAGCAGGTTCCTAAAAAACTGCGGCAGGAAAGGGTCGCGGAGGCCCTCCAGGATCTTGGTCTCTGGGAACATCGTCACAAGCGCCCCAACCAATTGAGTGGCGGACAAAAGCAGCGCGTGGCCGTGGCCCGTGCGCTTGCGAAACAGCCGCTGGTGGTGGTGGCGGATGAACCCACGGCGAGTCTTGACAGCCGCACGGGTCGGCAGCTGATGGAGAACCTGAAGAGCATCCAGGAAAAGCGTGGGGTCACGCTCATACTGGCCTCGCATGATCCCATGGTGCTTGGTTTTGGTCTTCGTGAGATACGCATGCAGGACGGCCGCATCCTTTCCGCGGACAAGGAGGCTCGACATGTTGGCTAA
- a CDS encoding c-type cytochrome yields MQGFNFSFLWIILLAGALVLLSIVGNFFGLGLHRFPGEPRRYTLVGNSQQGRVALEQYGCGSCHRIPGVREAHGRVGPSLEGIDEQIYLAGLLANKPENLKRWIMEPQSIDPRTLMPDLNVSDADADDMVAFLYDQPRTAWQRVVREMKSMSSEKVP; encoded by the coding sequence ATGCAAGGATTTAACTTCTCTTTTCTTTGGATCATTCTGCTGGCAGGCGCGCTGGTTCTTCTGTCGATCGTGGGTAATTTTTTTGGACTCGGATTGCATCGTTTTCCTGGAGAGCCACGGCGATATACGCTTGTTGGAAATTCGCAACAGGGGAGGGTGGCTCTGGAACAATACGGTTGTGGTTCCTGTCATCGTATTCCAGGCGTGCGGGAAGCCCACGGCCGTGTCGGCCCAAGCCTTGAAGGAATCGATGAGCAAATCTATCTAGCCGGCCTGCTGGCAAACAAGCCCGAAAATCTGAAACGTTGGATTATGGAGCCACAGAGCATCGATCCCAGAACACTTATGCCCGACTTGAATGTCAGTGATGCAGACGCGGACGATATGGTTGCGTTTCTTTACGATCAACCCCGAACAGCCTGGCAGCGGGTGGTTCGCGAGATGAAATCCATGAGTTCGGAAAAAGTTCCTTGA
- a CDS encoding ubiquinol-cytochrome c reductase iron-sulfur subunit, with translation MDRRKLLTLTVAGTGCAIAGAVGVPVLINMMAPAFAESDIEDWRPVGPLTDFPVGAMQNREVVISDQKEHHKLSRRSLYVWRRSDQEFVVYSRACSDLGCPIVWDQGSEWFFCPCHGGIFDKNGERRAGPPQRGLWKYSNRIQNGVLEINVRSVPPMA, from the coding sequence ATGGACAGAAGAAAGCTTCTCACTCTCACTGTCGCGGGAACAGGTTGCGCCATCGCAGGCGCGGTGGGTGTTCCCGTGCTCATCAACATGATGGCTCCGGCCTTTGCCGAGAGCGACATCGAAGATTGGCGCCCTGTTGGTCCGCTGACGGATTTTCCCGTGGGTGCCATGCAAAATCGGGAAGTCGTGATTTCCGACCAGAAAGAACATCACAAGCTAAGCCGACGCTCTCTTTACGTATGGCGCCGGAGTGATCAGGAATTCGTGGTGTATTCCCGAGCCTGCAGCGACCTTGGCTGCCCTATTGTTTGGGACCAGGGCAGCGAATGGTTCTTCTGCCCTTGCCACGGTGGAATATTCGATAAGAATGGCGAGCGCCGAGCCGGCCCTCCTCAACGTGGACTTTGGAAGTATAGCAATCGCATTCAGAATGGTGTTCTGGAAATCAATGTCCGCTCCGTTCCCCCCATGGCCTGA
- a CDS encoding cbb3-type cytochrome c oxidase subunit I, which produces MNMAVDDTNRQQRREAFEKVWTAPETGLKSWFATVNNQPFGNRFMVSSLVFFLLAGMMALLMRLQLAVPDNDLMGPETYNRLFTMHGATMMFLVILPFLEGVAIYLLPIFVGAREMAFPRMSAFSFWVFISGGFIFFTGFLFNAVPDTGWFVYAPLSLESYSGLGVDFLLVGLGFIEIAGVGTGIEIVTTILKLRAPGMSLGRVPLFAWTWLVAGVMIIVAFATLFGATVLIELDRAIGTKFFVAEAGGNPILWQHLFWFFGHPDVYIMFIPATGFVSMMLATFARRPIAGYGLIVVAVLLTGFLSFGLWAHHMFATGLPLISAGFFVAASIMIGLASGVQVFAWIATLWRSSPVLKTPMLFILGFFFIFVLGGLTGVMVAVLPFDLQAHDTYFVVAHFHYVLIGGVVFPILAAIHYWLPLITGHLPNERLGRWSFWTVFTGFNLTFFPMHITGLLGMSRRVYTYSANLGIGELNFLSTVASFIMAAGFIMVVINVFYFGMRGKKAEKNPWGARSLEWSVTVDMPNYIFIKPPVIVNREPLVDQESEKPAHLVQISDAMEALPSTWRATLVTDAITGEPQAIQRVAGPSYIPITAASGIIIMSLATLFKGYIVAAVALVFTLGVVAHWLWPRARDIHRMRSSDVSRLTGLPVEPTGTQAVGWWAMAGTLTVMATIFGVLFYSYFYLRVYSPEWPQGELPLPDLLKPGLTYGSLLGSGALLFLGQQFQKGLLPILSLLGCTLMGFIAGVLILMDSVQAGFTPQSNAYASLFHTIIWHMVALIVFGLAMLVSAILHMLRSGDGEVSGTLILHRQITAMAWYFTLVIAALVFATLYVSPRVF; this is translated from the coding sequence ATGAATATGGCGGTCGACGACACGAATAGGCAGCAGCGCCGCGAGGCCTTTGAAAAAGTCTGGACAGCGCCGGAAACCGGTCTGAAGTCCTGGTTTGCCACTGTCAACAATCAGCCTTTCGGCAACCGCTTCATGGTCTCGTCCCTGGTCTTTTTTCTTTTGGCCGGCATGATGGCTCTTTTGATGCGCCTGCAGCTCGCTGTGCCGGATAATGACCTGATGGGGCCGGAAACCTATAACCGCCTCTTCACCATGCATGGCGCGACCATGATGTTTCTCGTCATCCTGCCTTTTCTGGAAGGCGTGGCCATTTATCTGCTGCCGATTTTCGTCGGGGCCAGGGAAATGGCCTTCCCGCGCATGAGCGCCTTCAGCTTCTGGGTTTTCATTTCAGGCGGGTTTATTTTCTTCACCGGCTTTCTATTCAATGCGGTGCCCGACACAGGATGGTTCGTTTACGCGCCGCTGTCCTTGGAATCCTACTCAGGACTGGGTGTGGATTTTCTTTTGGTAGGTCTCGGATTTATCGAAATCGCAGGCGTCGGCACCGGGATTGAGATTGTTACGACCATTCTGAAGCTACGTGCGCCTGGCATGAGTCTCGGCCGTGTGCCACTCTTTGCCTGGACCTGGCTGGTCGCGGGGGTGATGATCATCGTCGCCTTTGCGACTCTCTTTGGAGCCACGGTTCTGATCGAACTGGATCGAGCCATCGGCACTAAATTCTTCGTGGCTGAAGCCGGAGGCAATCCCATACTCTGGCAGCATCTGTTTTGGTTCTTCGGTCATCCTGATGTCTATATCATGTTCATCCCCGCCACTGGTTTCGTGTCGATGATGCTGGCGACTTTCGCCCGTCGTCCGATTGCAGGCTATGGTCTGATCGTGGTGGCGGTGCTGCTGACTGGCTTTCTCAGCTTTGGACTCTGGGCACATCATATGTTTGCCACGGGGCTGCCTTTAATCTCGGCAGGGTTTTTCGTGGCGGCCAGTATCATGATCGGACTGGCCAGTGGCGTGCAGGTTTTTGCCTGGATTGCCACCCTGTGGCGCAGTTCGCCCGTTTTGAAAACGCCTATGCTATTTATTTTGGGTTTCTTTTTCATTTTCGTCCTGGGTGGTTTGACAGGCGTGATGGTAGCCGTTCTTCCCTTTGATTTGCAGGCCCATGACACGTACTTCGTGGTGGCCCACTTCCACTACGTTTTGATTGGTGGCGTGGTTTTTCCCATTCTTGCCGCCATTCATTACTGGTTGCCGCTCATCACGGGTCATCTCCCCAACGAAAGACTGGGACGCTGGAGTTTTTGGACGGTCTTCACCGGCTTCAACCTCACCTTCTTTCCTATGCACATCACCGGCCTTTTGGGTATGAGTCGCCGCGTTTACACCTACTCGGCGAATCTGGGCATCGGTGAGTTGAACTTCCTTTCGACTGTGGCATCTTTCATCATGGCCGCTGGCTTTATCATGGTCGTCATCAATGTCTTTTATTTCGGCATGCGGGGAAAAAAGGCCGAAAAAAATCCCTGGGGGGCGCGCTCATTGGAATGGAGCGTGACGGTCGATATGCCGAACTACATCTTCATCAAGCCGCCGGTGATCGTCAATCGTGAGCCTCTGGTGGATCAGGAGAGCGAAAAACCTGCTCACCTCGTCCAAATTTCAGATGCCATGGAAGCTCTGCCCAGCACCTGGCGCGCGACTCTCGTGACCGACGCCATAACTGGTGAACCACAAGCCATTCAACGAGTCGCAGGGCCTTCCTATATCCCGATCACGGCGGCCTCTGGCATCATCATCATGTCTCTCGCGACGCTTTTTAAAGGCTATATCGTGGCGGCCGTGGCCCTTGTCTTCACCCTTGGAGTCGTGGCTCACTGGCTCTGGCCGCGCGCCCGGGATATCCATAGGATGCGCAGCAGTGATGTCAGTCGTCTCACCGGCCTGCCGGTCGAACCCACCGGAACGCAGGCTGTGGGTTGGTGGGCCATGGCAGGAACGTTGACGGTCATGGCCACGATCTTCGGCGTCCTTTTTTATTCCTATTTTTATCTGCGCGTCTATTCGCCCGAATGGCCGCAGGGTGAGCTGCCGCTTCCTGATCTGTTGAAACCAGGCCTGACGTATGGCTCGCTCCTGGGCAGTGGCGCCTTGTTATTCCTTGGGCAGCAATTTCAGAAGGGTTTACTTCCTATTCTTTCCCTGCTGGGGTGCACTCTCATGGGCTTCATCGCCGGTGTTCTTATCCTTATGGATTCCGTACAGGCCGGCTTCACACCTCAATCGAATGCTTACGCTTCGCTCTTTCACACCATCATCTGGCATATGGTGGCTCTGATTGTCTTCGGTCTGGCCATGCTGGTATCGGCGATTCTGCATATGCTCCGCAGTGGTGATGGCGAGGTCTCCGGGACTCTGATCCTTCATCGGCAAATAACGGCCATGGCCTGGTATTTCACGCTGGTGATCGCGGCTTTGGTCTTCGCCACGCTTTACGTCTCACCCCGAGTTTTTTGA